Below is a genomic region from Terriglobales bacterium.
TCACGGTGCCGGTAGGAGCCTGGGTAGGAGCTTGAATGGTATTGATGCTCTCTGCCGGCAGTATTTTACTTTTCTCTTCTTCTTCCAGGCGGCGGACTTCGTTTTCAATCTGGGAGGTGAATTCACTCTTGGCGCGCTTGAATTCAGCCATGGCTTTGCCGAGTTTCCGGCTGAGCTCGGGCAATTTGCGCGGACCCAGTAACAGCAAGGCCAGCACAAAGATGAAAAGAAGTTCGGATTCCATAAGATCTCTAAGGGTTAATAATATCAGTTACCAACCCCGAATCCATTCAAGTTATGTGCAGTCTAGGTGTTATTGTTGGCAATTCCGGGATTGGTGTATCCACGCGGCGCCGTGCTGAAAGTCATGCCCTGACACAGGCGCCAGTGGGGAAAGAAGTGCAGGAAGAGTTCAGGAGCTTGAGAGGAGAGCTTAAGAAATATGCCAGAATTTTCGGCACAAAAGGGATTCCTCCGCTCCGCGTTCGGAATGACACGAAACCGAATTTTTTCGGCAAGGTCTAAACTCTTGCCCTGATACAAAACATAAAGATTGTTGAGCAGCGCTGCCAAACTTGATGACACTTTCCCCAAAGGAGCGTCAAAAACAAGGGCAAACTCGCAAAAAATTGCAAAATTCCCATGGTATACTGGTTAAAATTCCCGGATTATCGGTAAATTTCTAAAGTTCCGGTAGTCGTACAGGAAATCAATGATGGCTGGTAGTTCTAGACGCTCTTTCCGCTCACTCTTCTTAATTTCACTGGTGGTTTTAACCTGCGGTTTTCTTGGGGTTGTTTTTGGCCAGAAGCTCGGCATGGACTCTGACTCGTCGAGCCCCGCAGACCTGAACGACAGTTTACGCAACTTCTCTCAGGTATACACTGTGGTGGAACAGAACTACGCTGACCAGGTAGATCCGGAGAAAGCCATTTATAACGGCGCCATTCCGGGAATGCTGAGGGTGCTCGACCCGCACTCCAATTTCTTTGATCCGAAATCCTACTCTTTGTTGCGCGAGGAGCAGCGCGGTAAATACTACGGCGTGGGCATGCAGGTTGGTCCGCGGAACAATAAAGTTATTGTGATTGCGCCCTTTGTGGGCACTCCCGCTTATCGCGCCGGCATACGGCCGGGCGATGTAATTATTGCGGTGGATGGCAAGCTGACCGACAACATGACCACCAGCGATGTCGCTGATTTGCTCAAAGGGCCCAAGGGGACGCAGGTCAAGATCACCGTTTTGCGTGAAGGCACCGACAAGCCGCTGGAGTTCAATGTCATCCGTGATGAAATTCCTCGCTACAGCGTAGACCTGCATTTCATCATTCGTCCTGGCATTGGCTACATGCACGTCTCCGGATTCCAGGAGACCACCGAGCGCGAAGTCAGCGACGCCCTCGACGAGTTCGGGGACATCAAAGGACTGATTTTAGATCTCCGGCAGAATCCCGGAGGATTGCTGAGCGAAGGGGTCGGCGTCGCCGACAAGTTCTTGCGCAAAGGACAAATCATTGTTTCCCATCATGGCCGCTCCTCACCCGAGAAAATTTATCGCGCCGCGCATGGTAACGGAGGCAAGGAATATCCGCTGGTGGTGCTGGTAAATCGCGGTACGGCTTCAGCGGCTGAGATTGTTTCGGGAGCAATTCAAGACCACGATCGTGGCCTGATTGTAGGTGAAACCACCTTCGGCAAGGGCCTGGTGCAGACGGTTTATCCGCTTTCGGAGAACACTGGATTGGCCCTGACCACTGCCAAGTATTACACGCCCAGCGGACGCCTGATCCAGCGCGACTACAACGGGGTTTCGCTCTACGACTACTACTACAATACCGATAAAGAAGGTAACGCGAACACCGCGAATAAGGAAGTGAAGCTCACCGATAGCGGACGCACAGTTTACGGCGGTGGCGGCATCACTCCCGACGTCAAGGTCGAGACTCCCAAGACAAACTCATTTCAGGACACATTGCTGCAGCACTACGCCTTCTTTAATTTCGCCAAGCATTACCTGATCAGCAAGCATATAACCCAGGATTTCCAGGTGGATGACAATGTCATGCAGGAGTTCCGCCGCTTCCTCGACGATCAGAAGATAACCTTCAGCGAGGCGGATATTGTGAATGCGCAGGAGTGGGTGAAGACGAACATTAAGAGTGAGCTGTTCATCTCCGAATTCGGCCAGCAGAAAGGGCTGCAGGTGCATGCCGAGGATGATCCTGAAGTGCTGAAGGCGCTGGATCTGTTGCCCAAAGCCAAAGAACTGGCGGAGAACGCCCGTAAAATTATTGCGGACCGCAACACTGCCCGCCCTGAAACGCAATAATTTGCTTTCGAGCTATTAGAACTAAGGCCCGCTACGGCGGGCCTTAGTTTTTTTGACGTTAGTTGTGTCTTTCGCGATTGACGCAAAAATGACTATTCACCGGTTCGAGAAGCGCCGGGATAGCCAAGATCCGAGCAAAAGGAAGTATGTGGGTGACTGCGGAGCGTCGTTGCGATTTGTATCAGCGTCCACTTGCATGGTCTCTTTCACGGGAAACATCAGTTCGTGGTTTGCGTCAGCAATAATCGCAATCTCAATGTTGTGTCGCTGACCGCTCAACGCCTTTAGCCGCTGCATGGACTGGGCGACGGGAACCCATGGATCAGAACCGCCATAGAGAAAGAGCAGCGGAACCTTAACCTTCAGAACAGCCGCCACCGGGTCATCATCCATCTTCCTGCGAATCGCCGGATCATTCGAGAGCTGAGACACTTTGGGCAAGTAAGTAAGATCAAACCAGGGTTTGGATTGTGCCTTGGTTAGAGCATCGATTGCTAACGCACGCGGGTTTGTGCCCCGTAGATAACCGGTCCACGCCTTTCGCGTATC
It encodes:
- a CDS encoding twin-arginine translocase TatA/TatE family subunit encodes the protein MESELLFIFVLALLLLGPRKLPELSRKLGKAMAEFKRAKSEFTSQIENEVRRLEEEEKSKILPAESINTIQAPTQAPTGTVTSTGEISSEPAVNGAGASQETHA
- a CDS encoding S41 family peptidase; the encoded protein is MDSDSSSPADLNDSLRNFSQVYTVVEQNYADQVDPEKAIYNGAIPGMLRVLDPHSNFFDPKSYSLLREEQRGKYYGVGMQVGPRNNKVIVIAPFVGTPAYRAGIRPGDVIIAVDGKLTDNMTTSDVADLLKGPKGTQVKITVLREGTDKPLEFNVIRDEIPRYSVDLHFIIRPGIGYMHVSGFQETTEREVSDALDEFGDIKGLILDLRQNPGGLLSEGVGVADKFLRKGQIIVSHHGRSSPEKIYRAAHGNGGKEYPLVVLVNRGTASAAEIVSGAIQDHDRGLIVGETTFGKGLVQTVYPLSENTGLALTTAKYYTPSGRLIQRDYNGVSLYDYYYNTDKEGNANTANKEVKLTDSGRTVYGGGGITPDVKVETPKTNSFQDTLLQHYAFFNFAKHYLISKHITQDFQVDDNVMQEFRRFLDDQKITFSEADIVNAQEWVKTNIKSELFISEFGQQKGLQVHAEDDPEVLKALDLLPKAKELAENARKIIADRNTARPETQ